One stretch of Alphaproteobacteria bacterium DNA includes these proteins:
- a CDS encoding TIGR00282 family metallophosphoesterase — MKVLVLGDVFGEAGRNAVVEKLPILKARYKPNFIIVNAENATHGRVVSAKHAKEIFRAGANVITLGDKVWDYQADIDYFKSQKNIVRPFNLDSEKLNEDIKIFNIGSKKIAVLSFLGKTFMETERRKMTSPYKKMDKILEELVLGKDADAIIVDFHAEASSEKLCFAFKYDGKISAVYGTHTHIPTADKRILKDGTGYITDIGMCGVQNSAIGMDVEAGIQFMQKNYGDIDKRIFAHPSKAEAGELSGVVFEIDDSTGKTINIEQILPKSFK; from the coding sequence ATGAAAGTTTTAGTTCTTGGAGATGTGTTTGGTGAGGCTGGTAGAAATGCAGTTGTTGAAAAACTACCAATTTTAAAAGCTAGGTATAAACCTAATTTTATTATAGTTAATGCAGAAAATGCGACTCATGGAAGAGTTGTTTCAGCAAAACATGCTAAAGAAATTTTTAGAGCAGGGGCAAATGTTATAACTTTAGGAGATAAGGTTTGGGATTATCAAGCTGATATTGATTATTTTAAATCTCAAAAAAATATAGTTAGGCCATTTAATTTAGATAGTGAAAAATTAAATGAAGATATAAAGATTTTTAATATTGGATCTAAAAAAATTGCAGTATTGAGTTTTTTAGGTAAGACATTTATGGAAACTGAGCGAAGAAAAATGACATCTCCTTATAAGAAGATGGATAAAATTTTGGAAGAATTGGTTTTAGGAAAAGACGCAGATGCTATAATTGTTGACTTTCATGCAGAAGCTTCTTCTGAAAAATTATGTTTTGCTTTTAAATATGATGGTAAAATTTCTGCTGTTTATGGGACGCATACTCATATACCAACGGCAGATAAGAGAATTTTAAAAGATGGAACTGGTTATATTACTGATATAGGAATGTGTGGAGTTCAAAATTCTGCCATAGGAATGGATGTTGAAGCTGGTATTCAATTTATGCAAAAAAATTATGGTGATATTGATAAAAGAATTTTTGCCCATCCATCTAAGGCAGAAGCGGGTGAATTATCTGGTGTTGTTTTTGAAATTGATGATTCAACAGGAAAAACTATTAATATTGAGCAAATTTTGCCTAAGTCATTTAAATAA
- a CDS encoding AAA family ATPase — protein MKKVEVGKIVLNNFRSYSSFKEDFSDCKNVVIYGKNGVGKTNILEAVSFLSIGSGVRKSKFIDVGNVNFEKKSDSDSDSWTVFSEIDFDGDTVKIGTSYPYLGSKKSKGRIFSVDGSKLSVHSDILDYVRVVSLVPWMDRIFQDSSSDRRKFFDGFIEQFYRFHNSLLVDYNNMMKQRTKLLKKKKWDKDLILILERGMVEKAIAIAANRISYVAKINKLLESVDGLPSVKIVLNGLVENYLEDNSAADAEDMFLEKLLKNRDEFRDSYSPFVPGIHRTDFSAFNLDKNISVDLTSTGEQKLVVVSIVLKNIDLIKLNFDVCPVVLIDEAVAHLDSEKKKYFFEMLQSSDCQCFYTGVSKEFFEDLDTKKTKFLYLV, from the coding sequence TTGAAAAAGGTTGAAGTCGGAAAAATAGTTTTAAATAATTTTAGATCTTATTCTTCTTTTAAGGAGGATTTTTCTGATTGTAAGAATGTTGTTATTTATGGGAAGAATGGAGTTGGTAAAACTAATATTTTAGAGGCTGTTTCTTTTCTTTCTATTGGAAGTGGCGTTAGGAAATCTAAGTTTATAGATGTTGGTAATGTTAATTTTGAGAAAAAATCAGATAGTGATTCTGATAGTTGGACTGTTTTTTCGGAAATTGACTTTGATGGAGATACTGTGAAGATAGGTACATCTTACCCTTATTTAGGTTCTAAAAAATCAAAAGGTAGAATTTTTTCTGTTGATGGAAGTAAATTGTCAGTTCATTCAGATATACTGGATTATGTTAGGGTTGTATCTTTAGTTCCTTGGATGGATAGAATTTTTCAAGATTCTAGTTCTGATAGGAGAAAGTTTTTTGATGGATTTATAGAGCAGTTTTATAGATTTCATAACTCTTTGTTGGTTGATTATAATAATATGATGAAGCAAAGAACTAAATTATTGAAAAAGAAAAAATGGGATAAAGATTTAATTCTGATTCTTGAGAGGGGTATGGTTGAGAAGGCTATAGCTATAGCGGCTAATAGAATTTCTTATGTTGCAAAAATAAATAAACTATTGGAGAGTGTTGATGGATTACCATCTGTTAAGATTGTTTTGAATGGTTTGGTAGAAAATTATTTAGAGGATAATTCTGCAGCAGATGCTGAAGACATGTTTTTAGAAAAATTATTGAAAAATAGAGATGAGTTTAGAGATTCTTATTCTCCTTTTGTCCCTGGAATTCATAGGACGGATTTTTCAGCATTTAATTTAGATAAAAATATTAGTGTTGATTTAACTTCTACAGGAGAACAAAAGTTAGTTGTAGTTTCTATTGTGTTGAAGAATATAGATTTGATTAAATTAAATTTTGATGTTTGTCCTGTTGTATTAATAGATGAGGCTGTTGCTCATTTGGATTCTGAAAAGAAAAAGTATTTTTTTGAAATGCTTCAATCTAGTGATTGTCAATGTTTTTATACTGGTGTGTCTAAAGAGTTTTTTGAGGATTTGGATACAAAAAAAACTAAATTTTTATATTTAGTTTAA
- a CDS encoding helix-turn-helix domain-containing protein, with translation MLDLYKMNSSIKFQIKNGLIREENWMLGRRIRFARKQIRKTQEEFAKILNISKSTLQNYESGKQNAATNTLQQIIKDFNINSNWLLMNKGEMIGKEINENIEEKNFSTNDLLLETFAELYSKTLEKYKNLNLEPPKDIKEKTINKTKNILNITQDKENINKMIEITLENELN, from the coding sequence ATGTTAGATTTATACAAAATGAATAGCTCGATAAAATTTCAAATAAAAAATGGCCTTATTAGAGAAGAAAATTGGATGCTTGGAAGGAGAATAAGATTCGCAAGAAAACAAATTAGAAAAACTCAAGAAGAGTTTGCTAAAATACTTAATATATCAAAAAGCACTCTTCAAAACTACGAATCAGGAAAACAAAACGCCGCGACAAACACCTTACAACAAATAATAAAAGATTTTAACATCAATAGTAACTGGCTTTTAATGAACAAAGGCGAAATGATAGGAAAAGAAATAAATGAAAACATTGAAGAAAAGAATTTTTCAACAAACGACCTACTTTTAGAGACATTTGCCGAATTATATTCCAAAACATTGGAAAAATATAAAAATTTAAACCTAGAACCTCCCAAAGATATTAAAGAAAAAACAATTAATAAAACAAAAAACATCTTAAATATAACTCAAGATAAAGAAAATATAAATAAGATGATAGAGATAACACTGGAAAACGAATTAAACTAA
- a CDS encoding helix-turn-helix domain-containing protein, with product MVNFTESEFDISVGRRIRFYRNALSLSQKDLAGRLGISYQQYQKYESGRNKVSISRLIEICEVYNISPDKFLAGVLGSFDGDSSLKDSFYNSESVKLLSLYYNYDPRLRSKIIDFLEAFVK from the coding sequence ATGGTTAATTTTACAGAGAGTGAATTTGATATATCTGTTGGGAGAAGGATTCGTTTTTATAGAAATGCGCTATCTTTATCTCAAAAGGATCTAGCAGGTAGGTTGGGAATATCGTATCAGCAGTATCAGAAGTATGAATCTGGTAGAAATAAAGTTTCAATTTCTAGGTTGATTGAGATTTGTGAAGTTTATAATATATCTCCAGATAAGTTTTTGGCTGGTGTTTTGGGTTCGTTTGATGGTGATTCGTCTTTAAAAGATTCGTTTTATAATTCTGAAAGTGTTAAGTTGTTGTCTCTTTATTATAATTACGATCCTAGATTGAGATCTAAAATTATAGATTTTTTGGAAGCTTTTGTTAAATAG
- a CDS encoding porin family protein, with amino-acid sequence MKKLNYKLLVGIISTGVVLTQTNVANAMDQSEISGYKTKYYYGLVEKKSTPIEVAYKKSYRNDYSNRYRSYRKSEKSAGKNYVSLSLGSAELKNQDREVMITDVSSIPSTTTDASNQALKAKSTGASIRLAIGSYVTDTTRFELSYTIQDSFDLDNSSPAMEESFETSANQYMISVERDIFGTNDFNIFLGAGIGMAQIENKSNLESTGRTWTSNTEETTNFAWEVKVGSNIKIDEKFEVFGNFTYSNLGNHSWVDEGYTAGTRTEVIEQEAELVSQKLEIGIRYRF; translated from the coding sequence ATGAAAAAATTAAATTACAAGTTATTAGTTGGTATAATTTCAACTGGAGTTGTATTAACGCAAACAAATGTTGCTAATGCAATGGATCAATCAGAAATATCTGGTTACAAAACAAAATATTACTATGGCCTAGTAGAAAAAAAATCTACTCCAATAGAAGTTGCTTATAAAAAATCATACAGAAACGATTACAGCAACAGATATAGAAGCTATAGAAAAAGCGAAAAATCTGCTGGTAAAAATTATGTATCGCTATCTTTAGGTTCAGCTGAACTTAAAAATCAAGATAGAGAAGTAATGATCACAGATGTAAGCTCAATACCAAGCACTACAACTGATGCTTCGAACCAAGCTTTAAAAGCAAAAAGTACTGGAGCTAGTATAAGACTTGCTATCGGTAGTTATGTTACTGACACTACTAGATTTGAGTTAAGCTACACTATACAAGATAGCTTTGACCTAGACAATTCATCTCCTGCAATGGAAGAAAGCTTCGAAACTAGCGCAAATCAATATATGATCAGCGTAGAAAGAGATATATTTGGAACAAATGATTTTAATATATTCTTAGGAGCTGGTATTGGTATGGCTCAAATAGAAAATAAATCAAACTTAGAGTCTACTGGAAGAACTTGGACTTCGAATACTGAAGAAACTACAAATTTTGCTTGGGAAGTAAAAGTTGGTAGTAATATAAAAATTGATGAAAAATTCGAAGTATTCGGTAACTTTACATATTCAAACCTTGGAAACCATTCTTGGGTAGACGAAGGATACACAGCAGGTACAAGAACTGAAGTTATTGAACAAGAAGCCGAATTAGTATCTCAAAAATTAGAAATTGGTATAAGATATAGATTCTAA